Sequence from the Populus nigra chromosome 17, ddPopNigr1.1, whole genome shotgun sequence genome:
AAATGCATCTACTAGAATGCACTACAATGTACAAAGCTCAAACTTCTAATAAAAAGACAAAGggtattattaattaaacacacaaaataaaaaatctctataGGAAAACAACAATCCAGTGGCTTTCTCTAACAAGAACCAATCTAAAATTAACGTGGCACTGTTTATTTGCCTAAAACAGAACAAGgctaaaaaattctcaatctaACACAGACTACAATTACTACCAACCCTGTAGAAAGAAGACTCAACTTTTAATCTTAGATTAATTGCAAAAAGTACATCAATAGAAACTAAAATCCCACTATTCACTCTTCACAAAACAGACCCATATACGTGTTAAATATCCGGCAACCGAAGAGAAACACAATAGAatccaaaaaaatgaaaagaacccagaaaagaaaacccaataaaccattaaaagaaaaggcaagagggagagaaagagagggacgTACAGTCTAGAAAGAAGATCGACAAGCTGGGATTTATTAAGAGGGTCAAGTAGTGAACGAAGGTAATCTTGTGTGGTTGATGTTTCGCCAGAACCATTGTTACTTCCCTCGTCcatctttctcttcttcatgtcttccatttttgttttgttttgtctcTCTGGGAATGTGAAGTGAAACCTGGCGCTGGAGATTTTTAACAAATTGTTGTTTAATTTATGTTGTCTGGTGTGTTCCTGCCTTTATTTTACCACTCTAAGCAAATAAAGTATATTCGACTCTTTTCTTTGcatataaaaatagtaaaagctTTTACTTTTAGAACCATTATTTGGTTATTGTCTTGTGATCGAgagtgtttaatatttttttattttaaaagtatatatatatatatatatatatatatatatatatatatttatttttatttttatgtttttatttatacctctctctctctctctctctctctatatatatatatatgtgtgtgtgtttattatCTTGAAGGACGAGCttaatattatgaataaatggaaataagatttttcaaaacatcttctgaattcaaatccaaaataataaaatatggaGGAAACTCTTTTAgaatttatctaattttggtAAGAATTTCATTCATTTTACTGTAGATTTCACATGTTTTCACTGTATAAGTTGCTAATAACAATGGATAAATCtaagttgtgtttgtttttgtgttttaaaaatatttttttaatgaattattttattttattttaaattaatatttttttagtatttttaaatcattttgatatactgatatcaaaaatacttttaaaaaaaacattattttgatatatttttaggcCATATTTGTTTCCCAAAAAGTAATTTCTGGAAaaccattttccaaactttcctgtgtttgtttgccattatgaaagttggtcaacggaaaacattttccaatcaaagggaaatttaacttgattttcagaaaagtgttttcctagaaaatttCTAAACACTTtacggaagttgtgaaaaatttagaaatgtcatattatttgctgattatatcaaatttggtccttaaacttttaattgcttatatatatatatatatatatatattattttgaatatttatttttcaattttatctcttaaaatttaatttttatattaattttagtcctcatttttataattgttatttgtttttcccttattatttttttattgaaattttttatctatcaaatttgatccttattcttttgattgttacttattttatttgaaataatttatgaaatgttaattattattattttaatttcttcatcttttatttattttttattttttagatttgatctctattgttttgattattatttattttatttgagataatttatgaattttttttttcaattttattctcattcaactttttaatttgtaagatttgttccttattattttaataaacttgagaaaaataaaatattaataagttattttccagcttatttttcatgatataatgaaaaatattttttaatttatttttcattacactaccaaacatcaaaaaacaatttattttctcgaaattcacttttcaaaaagaaattactttccagcaaacaaacgagatcttaaataaaaaatactttaaaaaataaccgctaatatatttctaaactatcccaataaaaagttttgtttgtaACATGTTGTTGCATGTAAGTATACCATGTCACTGTATAAACaccccaaaatatatatatatatatatatatgaaattagaCAATTGTTTCGCAGTCAGTTCTTGCATTTTGCAAGCACATCGACTGCAAAACAGGAATTTAAACTCGAAACTGCAACGTAAGAAGATCACTGTATGGTCAAGACTCAAGTTCAAAACTCAATCTCTTATGACAAGAAGCAAGGCCTGTGATACATTCCCTCTTTTCTGATAGCTGTTCTAGTATAGAATTGGAAGTTTTCTGAATCTCACTTCTCATAACTGATATATGTAAAAGCAGACCAAATAAGGCTTGCTTTCCATTAAACAAGTGTTAATCCTTGCAGATGGTGAGtctttttggaattttattGCTGCACATATACAAACTTGATTAAACTGAACTAGAATGAGAAACCGGTATTCCGCGGTTGAAATTCTAACATCTTCATGGTAGATTAATGGATGCTGCAATTCGCAGGCTTTTCAGCCTCAAGTTTAGGGTAcgcttttgtttgttttctgttGTTGCTCCAGCATTAGCTTCAGCTGCCTCCCATTTTCCTCATTTTGCAGCTGTAGATTTCGCTGAATCTGTTTCAAATGGGTAAAATACATGAAATGGGAAGCCTCTCAACCGAAAAAGAACTTGATCACTTTTCCGTTGGCATATGAAGCATTACTTCTGTCCAGTTTTAAGAACATAACAACTGGTTTGCTAGGTATTTCAAGATTTCAAGGCATAAGGCATACCTCTAACTGTTCGTGAAGATCCTTCTCAATATCTAGCTGCAGTTGCTGTACCTCCTTGATTCCCATGCTAATTCTAGAAGAGAAGACAAGTTGGGGCATGTCGTTGATTGTAGGTTTTGCTGCAGAAAACCACTATTGATGTGAAAATTACAAGTAGATTGCCTTCAAAAGTACTTCAACATGCAACAGAGATTTACCTTGATTACATTCTGACATGTACTTGTCAGATCGATATTTCTGCAAAACAAATTTATGAAAAAGgttaataaattgaaataagcTTGGGTGGAACCAAAACACAACCTGATCTTGAGTACCTGCAAGTGACTTTTGACCTGAACGATGGTCAATCCTTTTGTTTCCATCATCTTCAGTATGGCCTTTGGTTTTgcttctattattatttgatcAATCAATGGAGACAATCAATAAAAGATAGTCCTTTAACAATTGAGCAAAGCTCATACCAATTTACTTACTTGCAGCACCACCAAGGCTATTGACACACTTGATAAACTTCTCATGAAGACCTTGAGTCCATCTAATTCGTTTTTTACTCGAGAAAATTGGTCCAGAAGATCCTGAACCGCTGGAAGTAGAGGAACCATCCCCCAAATGTCTTGTAGATGATTCCAGCTGCTGAGACTTGAGAAGCTTATACCAGATTTGGATAGGAAGTTGAAATAAACACATTTGATACAAAAGAAAACCAGACATGATGTATGCACACAAGAACATCAGAAAAAAGTTAAGTAGATAACTTACTTCGGGATCATTCTGTCTATCAGAAGTAGGCTGAAGGGGCCTTCCAATCAAGGTTGCATTGTCTCCAAGTAATTGGACTCGCTCAAGTGAAAGGGATGTACTTCCCCCCAAATTAATGGAAGAAAGATGTTTTTGAGTCTTTTCACAATATTTATGGTGTTGGTTGCTAAATAAATAAGGTCTCAGAACTGTTTGCCAACTGGATTCATCGAAAATGTTACCCCTGGATGATTGATTT
This genomic interval carries:
- the LOC133676723 gene encoding myb family transcription factor PHL5-like isoform X3, with the protein product MGEVSQSQDVEPATSTNIIPSQFDQLAPAFCISECLFDLQQDDGYEFPTFPSCSQVPGPNDAKMSSNQSSRGNIFDESSWQTVLRPYLFSNQHHKYCEKTQKHLSSINLGGSTSLSLERVQLLGDNATLIGRPLQPTSDRQNDPELESSTRHLGDGSSTSSGSGSSGPIFSSKKRIRWTQGLHEKFIKCVNSLGGAAKAKPKAILKMMETKGLTIVQVKSHLQKYRSDKYMSECNQAKPTINDMPQLVFSSRISMGIKEVQQLQLDIEKDLHEQLEIQRNLQLQNEENGRQLKLMLEQQQKTNKSVP
- the LOC133676723 gene encoding myb family transcription factor PHL5-like isoform X2, with the translated sequence MGEVSQSQDVEPATSTNIIPSQFDQLAPAFCISECLFDLQQDDGYEFPTFPSCSQVPGPNDAKMSSNQSSRGNIFDESSWQTVLRPYLFSNQHHKYCEKTQKHLSSINLGGSTSLSLERVQLLGDNATLIGRPLQPTSDRQNDPEQLESSTRHLGDGSSTSSGSGSSGPIFSSKKRIRWTQGLHEKFIKCVNSLGGAAKAKPKAILKMMETKGLTIVQVKSHLQKYRSDKYMSECNQAKPTINDMPQLVFSSRISMGIKEVQQLQLDIEKDLHEQLEIQRNLQLQNEENGRQLKLMLEQQQKTNKSVP
- the LOC133676723 gene encoding myb family transcription factor PHL5-like isoform X1, with amino-acid sequence MGEVSQSQDVEPATSTNIIPSQFDQLAPAFCISECLFDLQQDDGYEFPTFPSCSQVPGPNDAKMSSNQSSRGNIFDESSWQTVLRPYLFSNQHHKYCEKTQKHLSSINLGGSTSLSLERVQLLGDNATLIGRPLQPTSDRQNDPELLKSQQLESSTRHLGDGSSTSSGSGSSGPIFSSKKRIRWTQGLHEKFIKCVNSLGGAAKAKPKAILKMMETKGLTIVQVKSHLQKYRSDKYMSECNQAKPTINDMPQLVFSSRISMGIKEVQQLQLDIEKDLHEQLEIQRNLQLQNEENGRQLKLMLEQQQKTNKSVP